The window CTGCTCGGAATCACCGCCTGGGGCCTCATTCGTTTCGCGACACCGGTCGTCTGGGTGCCGCTCGCTCTCTTGCAGGGCTTCACGGTATTCAACTTCACGGTACTGCTCCACGAGGTCGTCCATCACGCGGTGTTCGTTCGGCGCCGGCAGGGCGCTGAGCGGATTCTGGGGTTTCTGTACGCCATTCCGAGCGGCATTTCCGCCAGCCAGTTCACCCGCTGGCACCTCGATCATCACGCCGAGTTGGGCTCCGCCGAGGACGACCCGAAACGCCATCATCTGTCACCGAAGATCAACGCGCGCTGGTACAAGTTGCTGTATTGCACACCGGCGTTGTTCCCGATCTACTTCCGAGCGGCCCGCCGGGAGACGGCCACCTATCCGGCCGACCTCCAACACCGAATCGCGTGGGAGCGCCGTCTGTCGACTGCCGCCCATCTCTGCGTTCTCGGTCTCATCTGGTGGCTGGCCGGCGGTGCGGCCGCGCTCCGCGCCTACGTCGTGCCCGTCTTCTTCGTGTTTCCAGCGGCGTTCACGCTGAACCGGCTCGGTCAGCACTACGACATCGACCCGGAGGATCCGGCGAAGTGGACGACCCTCGTGCGTGGCCAGTGGTTCTGGGACTGGCTCTTCCTGAATTCGAACTACCATCTGGAGCATCACTATTTCCCGGGCGTGCCGTTCTATCGCCTGCCGGCGCTCCAGCAGGCGCTGCGGCCGTTCTACGAGCGGCGCGGCCTGGTGTGGCGGAGTTACGGGGGCCTGGTCTACGGCTGGCTGGTTGAAAACCGTGCGCCGCACACGCGATGGAGAACCGAGCCCGAGGAGGCCCGGGGGCAGAAGCCTGGCGCGGCGTCGGTTGGGCTGCGAAGGGGATGAGCCGTCCGGTCATTGGCGGGAGAAGGGAGCACTGATGTTCTGGATCTTGTGCCTCGCGGTTCTCATGTCCCCGCAAACCGCCGCATCGGCGGCGATCGACGTATCCACACTCACCATTGGCGCC of the Vicinamibacterales bacterium genome contains:
- a CDS encoding fatty acid desaturase, whose amino-acid sequence is MKAHYYSQHAASVRADLGEALSRPVVRELHRKSPSRHLLVAVRQFLLLGITAWGLIRFATPVVWVPLALLQGFTVFNFTVLLHEVVHHAVFVRRRQGAERILGFLYAIPSGISASQFTRWHLDHHAELGSAEDDPKRHHLSPKINARWYKLLYCTPALFPIYFRAARRETATYPADLQHRIAWERRLSTAAHLCVLGLIWWLAGGAAALRAYVVPVFFVFPAAFTLNRLGQHYDIDPEDPAKWTTLVRGQWFWDWLFLNSNYHLEHHYFPGVPFYRLPALQQALRPFYERRGLVWRSYGGLVYGWLVENRAPHTRWRTEPEEARGQKPGAASVGLRRG